Sequence from the Triticum urartu cultivar G1812 unplaced genomic scaffold, Tu2.1 TuUngrouped_contig_80, whole genome shotgun sequence genome:
CCAAACCATAACCATCAGTTGGCAACAGCTTCTACGATTCATATGTTGAAAGCAAAGAAAATTAGGCGTAAAGCACGGGCTGTGAGAGAAAATCTGGTGGATGATACTGTGGTAACGCCAGAGTTTGAAAATGAAGATGAGGCATATGAATTTTACAGCATGTATGCAGGGAAAATTGGATTTAACGTGAGAAGGGCAAGCATGACAATAAATGCTGAAAATGTTATCACTAGAAGGATGTTTGTTTGTTCAAAAGAAGGGTTCCGTGAGAAGAAAAGAGGAGCAAATAGAGTAAAGAAGCCTCGTCCAGAGACACGAACTGGTTGCCCAGCGTGTATGGTCATCAGACTTGCATCTAACGGCAAGTATAATGTCACTGAGTTTGTCACCTTCCACAATCACGGTCTTGGCGCCGCAGCAGCTTCTGATCTTGTGATGACATCACTAGCGGCTGGAAGTTATCAAGATTGTGGAGTAGATTTGTATGATGAATCACTAGACGATTGTTACGGCAAGCAAAATCTTATCAAAGAGGATGCCACTTCAAACTGTCTAGAAGGTAGAAGTTGGAAAAGGTACAAGTGTAAAGTTTCTCACTATGGTGATGTAGGTGCCACTCTGGAGTACCTACAAAAGATGCAACATGACAACCCTTCATTCTTCTATGCAGTAAAATCTGATGAAGATGGGAACTTGACAAATTTTCTTTGGGCAGATTCCAAGTCCATCATGGATTTTACCCACTTTGGTGATGTAGTATGCCTTGATTCAGGGTATGCAGTGCAAGGCTATGGTAGGCCGATTGCTTTGTTTACAGGTCTGAATCATCATAGGCAAACTGTCATCTTTGGTACTGCATTACTTTATGATGAGAGCTTTGAAGCTTTCAGATGGCTATTTGATACTTTTAAGATGGCAATGAATAGTACCCATCCCAAGACATTGTTAACTGATAGATCGGCTGTGATAAGTGAAGCTGTTGCAGTAAGTTGGCCTGAGACAGCACATCGTTTTTGTGTTTGGCAAATTTACCAAAATGCTCTTCAACAGTTAAGTCAAGCATTCCATGGGTCAAGAACTTTAGAATACAACTTCAAGAGATGCCTATTTGATTGTGAAGATGAGGCTGAGTTTTTGATGGCATGGAGAGAAATGTTGGAAAATCATGACCTAAAAGATAATCAATGGCTAGCAGATCTTCTTGCTGTTAAGGAGAAATGGGCATTACCATATGGTCGTGAGGCATTTTACGCTGATATGAAAAGCGTCCAACAGAAGGACAACTTGAGTAGTGAGCTTAAAATATATTTATCCCTAGAATTCGACCTTTTGAGTTTCTTTGTGCAGTTTGAAAAATTATTATGTGATCGTCGGTCTGCAGAACTGCAACTTGATGTGAGTGCCAGTCAGAGCACAAAGAAGCCACCTTCGATGCGAATATTAAGGCAAGCTGCAAATGTGTATACACCTGCTGCCTATAGAATGTTTGAAAGAGAGTTTGAATTGTACATGGATTGCATGCTATATAACTGTGGTGAGATGGGCACAATCTGTGAGTATAGGATAACTGTCGAGGACAATCCAAAAGATCATTTTGTTAAGTATGATTCACTCAATTCCATGTCACATTGTAGTTGCAAGAGGTTTGAGTTTGTAGGCATTCCATGTCGCCATATGCTGAAGGTACTTGACACTAGGAATATCAAGGACATTCCTCCTCAGTACATCTTGAAAAGGTGGAGGAAAGATGCCAGATCAGGATCTTCAAATGGTGGTTACGCGTACTCTTTTGATGGTGATCCTCAGACAAAGCGTCACACTTTATTGTGTCGAATATTCAGCATAGCAGCGGCTAGAGCTGCAACCTCTGCCGAATCATTTGCGTACATGGAAAGCCAATCGAGCATACTTATGGGTCAAGTGGAACAATTTCTTGAAAACAGCCCCCCTGACATAGCTGCTATTATTGGTGCTAATTGTGACCGTACTCAAATTCCAGTTGAAAGTATGATCACAGACGGTCTGCACAATCATGCTAACTTTATCAATGGCTCTGCTGATGGTACTTGTTCAATCAAGATGATTCCCCCCTTTTTGTTTGTTGCAACATGTATTTAACAGTGCTAATTGTAATGCAGATTCTCTAACCTTTCCCTTCACAATGGGTGCTGGTACGTTGGATTACCGCTAGACAGGTAACCACTTTCTTGCTACAAGTACGAAACGTAGTAAGAGAACTATTCTGTTATACTATGCCAATGTCTTTATGGTTCTTACCCTATCAATTTACCCAAGATGTATCATTTGTTCAGTGACCTGTTTGGGAAAATGTCTGTTTATCACCTGCCAGCAAATATTTAGTTTCGTTCACACTTTTTTCTTTCAAACAGGTGCTGGATGATGGTATATCTGGCTGCCATAGCAATTTGGTGGTGTGTAGAAATAACTAATGAGCTGGGAATAATGACGACGGGCTTATCCGCTGTGCAGATCATTTTTTAATAGATTTCTTAAGACTGCTGGAATTTTTCCAGTCCATTTCATAGCTTACGACTTGTCCAGTTCCACCTACCGCTTGCCCCATGGCGCCTCAGACCGATTAAATATCAAGGTCGCCTGTTCGACCACCAAGCGGCAATGACTTCCCAGTAGATGATGATGAAAAGGGTGATgcgttttgtgtgtgtgtgttgtgcctGTGTTGATGGTGCATGCCGCGCTTGTAGATGTACTAGTATGGAGGAATGAATGTTCATGTCATCTCTACACCTATGTGATATATTCTGTTTACACTTGTCAAGTTCACTGGCTGTCAAGATAAATACAAACAAGGCGATCGCAAATTTTCAGGCCTTGTTTGGACCAGCGGTACTTTTTTCtttcagttttgctaaagcatGTTTAGATATGCcctaagtattgcacatctaaatcCTATTTCATTGATTTTATCCGGAGATTCGTGCCggtattttctttcttttttcttttcctagGGTAGATGTGCCCTAGATAGATCTTTTTTCTTTCCTCAGTTGGAAATGAACAACAGGAAAAGTGACCTGGGATTTGGTACCAAAAGTTAAAATTCGTATAGCAATGTAGTATTTGCATTGCCTAGAGGAGAGACAAATCTTATACAAATAATGTAGTATTTGCATTGCCTAGAGGAGAGGCAAATCTAAGACAAATAATTCAGAACGTCTGGAGTTTTTTTTTTTTACCATAGGCATGTCTGTTTTCAGGGCCGGCCCTGAGGGGGGGCGAAtggggcggccgccccgggcccccaaACGCCAGGGGGCCCCCTCCAGGTACGTGTATGTAGGGTACACAAGTATATACTACGACCAAAAAAAATTGAAGCCAAACCCAGCAACGCCCCAGCCTCTGCTCCTCTCGTGTGACTCACGTGCTAGGCCTAGGAAAGAAAGGGAGAGATGATGGGCTTGGCCCATGTTTGCACGTACAGGCAGATGACGTGAAAGAAATCGCTTGATTCACGCACGATTTCCTTTTTCTTCGGATCCTCGATCGTCTCGTTCCCTGCCCTTTTGCATGTTCCGCCGACCGCTATTCGTCTTCAAGACTTCAACTCCGCCTCCTGACGAACGGCGCGACGACTACGGCAGGTACGTCTCCTCGTGCACGCCTTCTGCCCTTGCCTGTTCTTCTTCCTGTTTCTTTCTTTTTCTAATCCTGATTTCCGAATTCTCGAACAGGTCAATAGGGAATTGTTGCCAGGGTGATCAAACGCGCGCACATAGCCAGATTAGACTACGGAGAGAAGGTACTATACTATGCCCTAGCAGATTTTGTCATGATATTAGGTGAAGATCTTCTGTAATTAATCCAATATTTTAATTTTTTGCACTAATTTTGTTGTTCCTTTCAATTTCAGCATTGCCATATTGGGTTCGGGTGTAAAGTATCCATCTGGATGTGataaaagaaaaaggaaggaGGTAGATGACATGAAAGGATCCCTTCTTAATAAATCATAAGAGCCATCCGAGCACTTCAAAAAATCTAGACGAGTTGGTGATAGTTCTTATGGATGACCAAACTAGTGCCAATCAGAAAAATAATGGTCATTCTCCTACAGAAGATGATGTTGACATCAACATTGATGATACCAATGTGAGCGATCCTGCGTCCATATTTAATTCATCTGCGACATAATTTGCTAGTGTTGATGACGAACCGGTTATTACTGTGGATATTTATGATCTAAGCAATTTGGGTAATCTTGAAAATAAATTGAGGGTATATTAGTGGAAAAGGGGCCTAAAAGGAAAGAAGAAAACACCAAATATTCTTTGGATGAAAATTCAAGACATTTTTCATATACGCATTACTCAAGAAATATGTGCAATTGAGAAGTGCGTGATAGGAAATGGTCAGTTATTTCAAAAGGcgcaaaaaaagtgttttcattGTGATGTAAGCTTTTCAATTCTGACAAATGCAAAAGTGCATTGAGGCATGAGGGGTTTTGTGATTGGAAGCATATTAATGCGAGACCGAAACATGCAGCTAGTGTTGACCATATTACCAACATAAACTCTTGGAATGAACTGAGCACTGGACTGAGAAAGCATGAAACAAATTGACAAAGGGTTACAACAGCTTGGCAACATTATGCATTGAGAAAAAcatgcttgatgaaattgatatTGATAATATCATTAGCGATTTTCCATCTCAAAATATGAGGAGATTTTTTGAAGGAATATGTAATACATTATTTGATATGCACTTAATTTTTTCTTTGATACAAATTATATCTACATATAATGATTTATAAATAGACATCTATACTAAGGGCCATCAAGGGCCCCCAATTATAATTTCGCCCAGGGCCCTTGaaatctcaggaccggccctgTCTGTTTTTTCCCGTTTCTCTCCCCTCTCCCGTGAACCTTCTGTCTTCCTAGATTGCCTTGGCAAAGAGACAATGTTCAGCTCCAAGGATGCCACGTTCAATATTTACACTAGATACTATATAATTTAGTCTTAAAACCATCATAATCTCAACAAATAGCCGGAACATAGCATCAACTTGTTAAATAATTAGTGTAAAGTAATAAAGTATATAGTAAAATTTATTTTACAACTTTGAAGGTGTTGCTATAGCACCCCCACTAGATTTGCCGTTGACTAGCATTGACCGCCAATGCCTGCTGCCTGGAGAGGGGTAGCTATTGTTGCTCCGAAACCATTGGCCAATAGCTGCATGAGAAGATAGTCTTTTGCGTCATATCGTTTATTTATGGTTCCTTTAAATAAATTGGTGAGGCTATTGTATTAGCATGACATAAAATTTTATAATAGCTTATTCATGCAAAAAAAAAACTTACTCATGCGATTTTTCCATCTCATTTTAATGTGGACACCACATGGCTAAAAATCACAGCTCACTTGAACCGGGACCGATCAATGCTAGTTGGTGAAACAAATTGCACCTAGCCAGGGCGagaagagagagggggggagagagagagagtcccTCCCCTCCCTCGAGGGAGGGGGGCATGTGCAACCCCACCCGAAGCAAGAATGAGGAATTATGTCATGAGGTATGCAGGTGATCAACTTGAATGCGCATGACATGTTCTCACACGGTGTAGATCACTTCATCTCAATCATTCTTATTAATCTAGCACCACTTACATATAAAAACAAAATCTAGCATTAGTTAGATGTAAAAGATGTGTCTCGTATCTTTATGATTCTTCATTTCTTCTCATGCTTCAGTAATGTCCAATGAACTAGAAAAACAACATCAAAGGTAAGACAAAATCATGCAACTGGATtaaagcggactagttgctttaAACAAGAGATGTGTCCCGAAAGCCCAGAAATTCCATTAATCTTAAATTGCTGGCACACAACAGTCTACAATAGGACCCACCAAAGAAAATTAATTATAGATTGATCCCAACTTTTTTGCAAGGAGGACCCCAACATAAAACAAGAAACACAATCAGATCTAAACTAGACACTACCACTGTAATTGCTTCTCCTGTCGCATACCACGCCTGAAGAAGAAGCCAAAGACCCTGATCCTGCGCTGAATTGTATCCCATCTTGGCACCAAGTCAGGGGGAAAGAAGCGGACGCCCTTCGGCCAGCAAAATCAATGGCGAGACAATGATGACCAGTTTCCACCGCCATTATAAACGTCGTTGTCTCACCTTAGACGCCACTAAGGACGAGCACCTACCCAAACCACTAAGTCCAGTTCATCACTTCTCCTCCCCTCCAAACCAACTCCGGGATGGATTCAAAATAAGAGGGCAAGTAATCGTGCCTCCACCAAAACTATGAACACAACGAGCTTAACGAAGAAGGTCCACGGGCAAGACAAGGAGCTGCACCCACCTCTCGCCCCTCCCTTCCAACCCGAGGATGAAAAATATACTTTCTTCCCTTTCTCAGATTGCAGTTTTTTTAGGTAGTTTGCCtaatgttagagcatctccaaccgcGCCCCCAAGAGGCCCCCAAGGCCATTTTTTACGCCGACGCCGAAAAATCGGCCCAGTTGCGCCCCCAGGATCTCGATTATCGCCGGTTTGGGCCGAAATAACAGCCGACGTACCCGAGCCGAACCCAAGCCCCCAGGGGGCGCCTGGACGTCGGCCGAAGCGAAAAGTCACGTGGGTCCACTTTGTCGGCGAGACAAAGACCTTTTCCCACCGATCACCCCGCTTTCCCCCCTCTGTTTCCCTCCATCTCCCCCTTCTCCTGCCTTCTCCCGCCattcttctccctctccccccatccagccgccatgccgccgaagaagtacGCCGCCCCTTGCACCGCCCGGAGAGCGGCGCCAGCATCGAGGGTCAGGTAAGCCGCCGGTCTCTCGCTCGTTTTCGCCGCATGTGTGCGTCGTCGACACTTGTTCCTCAGTGCAGATGGTCCGGATGTTCGCCATGTTTCGGCAGGACAGCAACACCAACAAGGATTTCAAGTACCTCCACGTGTTCTCCTGGATCAAGAAGTGCGAGAAGTGGGCAGAAGTCCGGCGCACCCTCGCCAAGGCCAAAGAGACCTACAAGCCGGACATGCCGACGCCGGGTGCCTCGACGGCAACAAACAGGCCAAGGCAgcgaatgaaggaaatatgccctagaggcaataataatgttattatttatttccttatatcatgataaatgtttattattcatgctagaattgtattaaccagaaacttagtacatgtgtgaatacatagacaaacagagtgtccctagtatgcctctacttgactagctcgttaatcaaagatggttaagtttcctagccatggacatgtgttgtcatttgatgaacgggatcacatcattagagaatgatgtgatggactagacccatccgttagcttagcactatgatcgtttagtttattgctattgctttcttcatgacttatacatgttcctatgactatgagattatgtaactcccgaataccggaggaacacttagtgtgctatcaaacatcacaatgtaacttggtgattataaagatgctctacaggtgtctccgatggtgtttgttgagttggcatagatcgagattaggatttgtcactccgattgtcggagaggtatctctgggccttctcggtaatgcacatcactataagccttgcaagcaatgtgactaatgagttagttgcgaaatgatgcattacagaatgagtaaagagacttgccgataacgagattgaactaggtatgaggataccgacgatcgaatctcgggcaagtaacataccgataacaaagggaacaacgtatgttgttatgcggtttgaccgataaagatcttcgtagaatatgtaggagccaatatgagcatccaggttccgctattggttattgaccggagatgtgtctcggtcatgtctacatagttctcgaacccgtagggtccgcacgcttaacgttccatgacgatttgtattatgagttatgtgatttgatgtaccgaaggttgttcggagtcccggatgagatcacggacatgatgaggagtctcgaaatggtcgagacataacgatcaatatattggaaggctatattcggacatcggaaaggttccgggtgattcgggtattttttggagtaccggagagttacgggaattcgccggaggaagtagtgggccttaatgggccatacggaaaggatagaagggcctcaaggggtggccgcgcgccccccatgggctggtccgaattggactagggaggtgcggcgcccccctctttccttctccctctccattCCTTCCTTCTTGTCCTAcatggactaggaaagggggaaacctactcctactaggagtaggaatacCCCCTTTGGGCACGCCCGTTGAGGCcagccctcctcctcctcccctcctttatatatgggggaagggggcaccccatagacacacaagttgatttcttagccatgtgcggtgccccctccacagttttccacctcggtcatattgtcgtagtgcttaggcgaagccctgcaccggtgaacttcatcatcaccgtcaccacgccgtcgtgctgatgaaactctccctcggcctcaactggatcaagagttcgagggacgtcaccgagctgaacgtgtgcggatcgcggaggtgccgagcgttcgatacttggatcgATTGGATCACGAAGACGCTCGACTATAttaaccgcgttactaaacgcttccgctttcggtctacgagggtacgtggacacactctccccgctcgttgctatgcttctcctagatagatcttgcatgatcgtaggaatttttttgaaatactatgttccccaacagtggcatctgtgCCAGGTATATGcctagatgttatatgcacgagtagaacacaaagtgttttgggcgataatagtcataccgcttaccagcatgtcatactttgattcggtggtattgttggatgaagcggctc
This genomic interval carries:
- the LOC125531749 gene encoding protein FAR1-RELATED SEQUENCE 5-like codes for the protein MSSNSGGGAKEKGPRIAMPPVPPPLVQNSMPTASDAPTTDLRLAQQSWPGHVVLRPCTSWPPHVNPAYPQQNGEAVADVVAADVLPVINSCNEKMLPEVNMLFDDENDAYEFYNIYAEKVGFFVRRSTLWTTSKNIITRRTFVCSREGFREKKKGAKESKCPRPETRIGCPASMTIRLTPNGKYRLTEFVPNHNHQLATASTIHMLKAKKIRRKARAVRENLVDDTVVTPEFENEDEAYEFYSMYAGKIGFNVRRASMTINAENVITRRMFVCSKEGFREKKRGANRVKKPRPETRTGCPACMVIRLASNGKYNVTEFVTFHNHGLGAAAASDLVMTSLAAGSYQDCGVDLYDESLDDCYGKQNLIKEDATSNCLEGRSWKRYKCKVSHYGDVGATLEYLQKMQHDNPSFFYAVKSDEDGNLTNFLWADSKSIMDFTHFGDVVCLDSGYAVQGYGRPIALFTGLNHHRQTVIFGTALLYDESFEAFRWLFDTFKMAMNSTHPKTLLTDRSAVISEAVAVSWPETAHRFCVWQIYQNALQQLSQAFHGSRTLEYNFKRCLFDCEDEAEFLMAWREMLENHDLKDNQWLADLLAVKEKWALPYGREAFYADMKSVQQKDNLSSELKIYLSLEFDLLSFFVQFEKLLCDRRSAELQLDVSASQSTKKPPSMRILRQAANVYTPAAYRMFEREFELYMDCMLYNCGEMGTICEYRITVEDNPKDHFVKYDSLNSMSHCSCKRFEFVGIPCRHMLKVLDTRNIKDIPPQYILKRWRKDARSGSSNGGYAYSFDGDPQTKRHTLLCRIFSIAAARAATSAESFAYMESQSSILMGQVEQFLENSPPDIAAIIGANCDRTQIPVESMITDGLHNHANFINGSADDSLTFPFTMGAGTLDYR